From Bacillota bacterium, one genomic window encodes:
- a CDS encoding glutaredoxin yields MLIREKDRAAIRQMFEQLQDPVTLVVFSEGSVKLSGRDQCPYCEQTVQLVREVSELSDKINVEVVNFHLDKEKVEQYGIARIPAVAIVGAQDYGVRYYGIPAGYEFTAFIEDIVDVSKGAADLEPETLEQLSRLDEPVHIQVFVTPTCPYCPPMVRFAHKLAIASEHVRADMVEAQEFPDLARRYGVFGVPRTVINEDTHLEGALPERYAMLYVLKAAGKLNEQEAQLLQSIAR; encoded by the coding sequence ATGCTGATACGCGAGAAAGATCGTGCCGCCATCCGGCAAATGTTCGAGCAGTTGCAAGACCCGGTGACGCTCGTGGTGTTCTCGGAAGGCAGCGTGAAGCTGTCGGGGCGGGACCAGTGCCCGTACTGCGAGCAGACCGTGCAGCTCGTGCGGGAAGTGAGCGAGCTGTCCGACAAAATCAATGTCGAGGTCGTCAATTTCCACCTGGACAAGGAGAAAGTCGAGCAATACGGCATCGCCCGCATTCCGGCCGTGGCCATCGTGGGCGCCCAAGACTACGGCGTCCGCTACTACGGCATCCCGGCCGGCTACGAGTTCACCGCTTTCATCGAGGACATCGTCGACGTCTCGAAAGGCGCGGCGGACCTCGAGCCCGAGACGCTGGAACAGCTGTCGCGCCTCGACGAGCCCGTCCACATCCAGGTGTTCGTGACGCCGACGTGCCCGTACTGCCCGCCCATGGTGCGCTTCGCACACAAGCTGGCCATCGCCAGCGAACACGTGCGGGCGGACATGGTGGAGGCCCAGGAGTTTCCCGACTTGGCCCGGCGGTACGGCGTCTTCGGCGTCCCGCGCACGGTCATCAACGAGGACACGCACTTGGAAGGCGCCCTGCCGGAGCGGTACGCAATGCTCTACGTCCTGAAGGCGGCGGGCAAGCTGAACGAGCAGGAAGCGCAGCTGCTCCAGTCCATCGCGCGCTGA